From one Luteolibacter sp. SL250 genomic stretch:
- a CDS encoding Maf family protein — MRILLASSSPRRRELLERAGLVFQVAASPAEEIHDETMEPWRLCEENALLKARAVAPDHPEETIIGADTLVFSDGRALGKPRDMEEARAMLRALSGKTHRVCTGVCLIFPGGVEEVFHDLTEVIFREFGDDVIGEYFAEVNPLDKAGAYGIQEHGEMLVSEIRGSFENVMGLPVGMVVERLMSSSPGLRTTEG; from the coding sequence ATGAGAATTTTGCTGGCTTCTTCTTCCCCCCGGCGGCGTGAACTGCTGGAGCGTGCCGGACTGGTGTTCCAGGTGGCGGCCTCCCCGGCGGAGGAGATCCATGATGAGACGATGGAGCCCTGGCGGTTGTGCGAGGAGAACGCGCTGCTGAAAGCCAGGGCGGTGGCTCCGGATCACCCGGAAGAAACCATCATCGGTGCGGATACCCTCGTCTTCAGTGATGGCCGGGCATTGGGAAAACCCCGGGATATGGAGGAGGCCCGGGCCATGTTGCGGGCGCTGTCCGGAAAGACCCACCGGGTGTGTACCGGCGTCTGCCTCATTTTCCCAGGAGGCGTTGAAGAGGTGTTCCATGACCTCACGGAAGTCATTTTCCGGGAGTTCGGGGACGACGTGATCGGAGAATACTTCGCGGAGGTGAACCCGTTGGACAAGGCGGGCGCCTATGGGATCCAGGAGCATGGGGAGATGCTGGTCTCGGAGATCCGCGGAAGCTTTGAGAACGTGATGGGGCTGCCCGTCGGAATGGTGGTGGAGCGGCTGATGTCCTCCAGCCCGGGCTTGCGGACGACGGAGGGATGA
- a CDS encoding S1C family serine protease: MATPDGPVLVAVALQGADFSATSLVLGGKAVAARFIGYDAVSRLCVFKPSEPIREGILTWADKAPEQGGTRIGVGAGAVRRTGTLKGKVNRIGEKVLPFALLEAEAAGKNPEAGASVTSSDGKVIGIVFHPADDGGGVYVIPAQAVHRVVKDIMANGRLIRGWLGISLMVGNSEPRITKVWPGSPAADAGLREGDLINRIGNTDVGGYEDVADTFFYLIPGNPVEVTLTREGKAFRFSLTPTAARPN, translated from the coding sequence ATGGCGACGCCGGATGGCCCTGTTCTGGTGGCGGTCGCGCTGCAGGGGGCGGATTTTTCAGCCACTTCCCTCGTTCTCGGCGGGAAGGCCGTGGCGGCCAGATTCATCGGTTATGATGCCGTGTCCCGGCTTTGTGTTTTCAAGCCGTCGGAACCTATCCGCGAAGGCATTCTCACATGGGCTGACAAGGCTCCGGAGCAGGGTGGGACCCGCATCGGGGTGGGAGCCGGGGCTGTCCGGAGAACGGGAACCTTGAAAGGAAAGGTGAATCGCATCGGTGAAAAAGTCCTCCCGTTCGCTCTCCTGGAAGCGGAAGCCGCGGGAAAGAACCCCGAGGCTGGTGCGTCTGTCACCAGTTCGGACGGCAAGGTGATCGGAATCGTTTTCCATCCAGCGGATGATGGTGGGGGAGTGTACGTGATCCCGGCACAGGCAGTGCATCGGGTGGTGAAGGACATCATGGCAAACGGAAGGCTGATCAGGGGATGGCTGGGGATTTCCCTGATGGTGGGGAACTCAGAGCCGCGGATCACCAAAGTGTGGCCGGGCTCCCCTGCGGCGGATGCCGGACTGCGGGAAGGGGATCTGATCAACCGCATCGGCAACACCGATGTCGGTGGCTACGAGGACGTCGCGGACACGTTCTTTTATTTGATTCCGGGTAACCCGGTTGAAGTGACGCTCACCAGAGAGGGCAAAGCTTTCCGTTTTTCCCTCACACCGACAGCCGCCCGGCCGAATTGA
- a CDS encoding sigma-70 family RNA polymerase sigma factor: protein MFRQARPPDPDEDLVSRAKHGDTRAFDALILKYGDKLYGLVYNMTHHKEDTHDLLQDIFAKAYHSLRKFKGHSTFYTWIYQIAVNQTLNFLKKRKRRSAYSLNDEESGIQQDPAMIDTTHAANPEETTRIAELQKKLNDAMMKLSESHRMVVTMHDIQGIAHGEIAKVLGVSEGTVRSRLHYAHQHLQSCLQDSWDERF from the coding sequence ATGTTCCGCCAAGCCCGGCCCCCCGACCCCGACGAAGATCTTGTCTCCCGTGCCAAACATGGGGACACGCGTGCCTTCGACGCCCTCATTCTCAAGTATGGCGACAAATTGTATGGCCTCGTCTACAACATGACCCACCACAAGGAGGACACCCATGACCTCCTGCAGGACATCTTCGCGAAGGCCTACCATTCCCTCCGGAAATTCAAGGGGCACTCCACCTTCTACACGTGGATCTACCAGATCGCCGTCAACCAGACGCTGAACTTCCTCAAGAAGCGGAAACGGCGCTCCGCCTACAGCCTGAATGACGAGGAATCCGGCATCCAGCAGGACCCGGCGATGATCGACACCACCCATGCGGCGAACCCGGAGGAAACGACCCGCATCGCTGAACTTCAGAAAAAATTGAACGATGCGATGATGAAGCTGTCTGAATCCCACAGAATGGTGGTCACCATGCATGACATCCAGGGAATTGCCCACGGCGAGATTGCCAAGGTCCTCGGGGTTTCGGAAGGAACCGTCAGGTCCCGCCTGCATTATGCCCACCAACATCTCCAGTCATGTCTTCAGGACAGTTGGGATGAAAGATTTTGA
- a CDS encoding choice-of-anchor A family protein yields the protein MYLASSKVAARTLAAVSTACAVFTAFTPSASAQSLGAASDYNVFIFGNFTSSGSDTEGRLAVGGNADLTNYSVGSSLPTSGGNTLVVGNNLTFTSGQVNKGDAVYGNTASTSNFGIPDGSLVKGSPIDFSAAQSQLTQLSGSLAGMAANGSFNDYYGTLQFVGSDPSLNTFTVTAPSVNSANGIQINAPANSTVVINIGGDNIFFDNFGISIANTDKQRVLYNFYEATALTIAGISVQGSVLAPLANVTFSNGNVEGTLIANNVTGQGEYHNYKFQGTLPVPEPSGAALLGLSLASLAFRRRR from the coding sequence ATGTACCTCGCATCCAGCAAGGTCGCAGCACGTACGCTCGCGGCCGTATCCACCGCATGTGCCGTATTCACGGCGTTCACTCCCTCCGCCAGCGCCCAGTCACTGGGAGCGGCGAGCGACTACAATGTCTTCATCTTCGGCAACTTCACCTCGTCCGGTTCGGACACGGAAGGAAGGCTCGCCGTCGGTGGCAACGCCGACCTCACCAACTACAGCGTCGGTTCCTCACTGCCCACCAGCGGAGGAAACACCCTGGTGGTTGGCAACAACCTGACGTTCACCAGCGGCCAGGTGAACAAAGGCGACGCGGTGTATGGCAACACCGCCTCCACCTCGAACTTCGGCATCCCGGACGGAAGCCTGGTCAAAGGCAGCCCCATCGACTTCTCCGCCGCCCAATCCCAGCTCACCCAACTTTCCGGAAGTCTCGCCGGAATGGCAGCCAACGGTTCGTTCAACGACTACTACGGCACCCTCCAGTTCGTGGGTTCGGACCCATCCCTGAACACCTTCACGGTCACCGCCCCCTCGGTGAACTCGGCGAACGGCATCCAGATCAACGCACCGGCGAATTCGACGGTGGTCATCAACATCGGAGGCGATAACATCTTCTTCGACAACTTCGGCATCTCCATCGCCAACACCGACAAGCAGCGGGTCCTCTACAACTTCTACGAGGCAACCGCGCTCACCATCGCCGGCATCAGCGTGCAGGGCAGCGTCCTCGCCCCGCTGGCGAACGTGACCTTCAGCAACGGCAACGTGGAAGGAACCCTCATCGCCAACAACGTGACCGGCCAAGGGGAGTACCATAACTACAAGTTCCAAGGCACACTGCCTGTCCCGGAACCTTCCGGTGCGGCGTTGCTGGGACTGTCCCTCGCCTCCCTGGCGTTCCGCCGCCGGAGATAA
- a CDS encoding prolyl oligopeptidase family serine peptidase, translated as MSSLMKALRILPFLLPIGSLAAVPLPEARVVTTDYHGVKVDDPYRYFEDKDNPEVAAWARALTEKSLAALSQVPERAKIMKIIEEADKVQGDRVGWTAQPRPGEYFFLMRRQGEQVEQLFHQKPGGKPELVLDPRKIVDGKGSPVTIKHFSISPDLKHLAVGITSGGGEDADLYVVSLTDGKVIEGPFDRSRWGPAEWLPDSSGFLHTRLQDLGPDADPLQKFQKSRVYHHRLGTPEKDDRAVFGFGTEDGTGVKPADIVSLSPMGASGWVLSSNGTGVSSDDIHHIARLDEVLAGTAKWRKICDRSHLVGSMGGGAVELHGDHLYILSRKDAPNGRVLRMSLDNLDFAKAETIYMAPSGAIQGIKVAREGLYVRYLDGGPSRLVRLRWGALDKPESITMPDDGRISLHGNIGAYPDLAGINVSFSSWTGPTRLMRVPADGAVAQPLDLPQVAEPPISKELTSREITMPGHDGVAIPVSIIHRKDLPKDGRRPVLLGAYGAYGISIEPGFRPSDAAIYDMGGIRVVAHVRGGGELGDEWRLAGFQKTKPNTWKDVISVAEGLVREGYTTPGRICIQGGSAGGITVGRAMTEKPAAVGAVLCGVGCMDAIRMENSPNGIPNLAEFGSVKTKEGFEALLAMSAYAHVKPGVKYPPILLYHGANDTRVELWQSLKMTARLISAQGPDAPVLLRVDYHLGHGSGSSRKQENEQQADLLTFFFSRCK; from the coding sequence ATGTCATCCCTCATGAAAGCGTTGCGGATTCTTCCCTTCCTGCTGCCCATCGGATCGTTGGCTGCCGTTCCTCTCCCGGAGGCCCGCGTGGTCACCACGGACTACCACGGCGTGAAAGTCGATGATCCCTACCGCTACTTCGAGGACAAGGATAACCCGGAGGTGGCCGCGTGGGCGCGGGCGCTGACGGAGAAATCCCTTGCAGCGCTCTCGCAGGTCCCTGAGCGGGCCAAGATCATGAAGATCATCGAGGAAGCGGACAAGGTGCAGGGTGACCGCGTGGGCTGGACGGCCCAGCCGCGGCCCGGAGAGTATTTCTTCCTCATGCGGCGGCAGGGGGAACAGGTGGAGCAGCTTTTCCACCAGAAGCCCGGCGGAAAGCCGGAGCTGGTGCTGGACCCGCGGAAGATCGTCGATGGAAAGGGATCCCCGGTGACCATCAAACACTTCAGCATCTCGCCGGATCTGAAGCACCTGGCCGTCGGGATCACCTCGGGCGGTGGTGAGGATGCGGACCTGTATGTCGTTTCCCTCACGGACGGAAAAGTCATCGAAGGACCGTTCGACCGCTCCCGCTGGGGGCCGGCGGAGTGGCTGCCGGACAGCTCCGGCTTTCTCCACACCCGCCTCCAGGATCTCGGCCCGGACGCGGATCCATTGCAGAAGTTCCAGAAATCCCGGGTGTACCACCACCGGCTGGGGACCCCGGAAAAGGATGACCGGGCCGTATTCGGCTTTGGCACGGAGGATGGCACCGGTGTGAAGCCAGCGGACATCGTTTCACTTTCCCCCATGGGAGCCAGTGGCTGGGTCCTGTCGTCGAATGGAACCGGCGTTTCCTCAGATGACATCCACCACATCGCCCGGCTGGACGAGGTGCTCGCGGGCACCGCGAAGTGGCGGAAAATCTGCGACCGCTCCCATCTCGTCGGCTCCATGGGCGGCGGTGCGGTGGAGCTTCACGGCGACCACCTCTACATCCTCAGCCGGAAGGATGCGCCCAACGGCCGTGTTCTCCGCATGAGCCTGGACAACCTGGATTTCGCGAAAGCGGAAACCATCTACATGGCTCCGAGTGGTGCGATCCAGGGGATCAAGGTGGCGCGGGAGGGTCTGTATGTCCGCTATCTGGATGGGGGTCCCAGCCGCCTCGTCCGCCTGCGCTGGGGCGCGCTGGACAAGCCGGAATCCATCACCATGCCCGATGACGGCAGGATTTCGCTGCACGGGAACATCGGCGCCTATCCGGACCTGGCGGGCATCAACGTCTCGTTCAGCTCATGGACCGGACCCACGCGGCTCATGCGGGTCCCGGCGGACGGGGCCGTGGCGCAACCGCTGGATCTGCCGCAGGTGGCGGAGCCTCCGATTTCAAAGGAACTCACCAGCCGGGAGATCACCATGCCGGGGCATGACGGCGTGGCGATCCCGGTGTCCATCATCCACCGGAAGGATCTGCCGAAGGATGGCAGGCGTCCCGTCCTCCTGGGGGCCTATGGGGCCTATGGCATCAGCATCGAGCCGGGATTCCGCCCTTCGGACGCCGCCATCTATGACATGGGTGGCATCCGCGTGGTGGCCCATGTCCGCGGGGGAGGGGAGCTGGGGGATGAATGGCGTCTCGCCGGTTTCCAGAAAACCAAGCCGAACACCTGGAAGGATGTGATCTCCGTCGCGGAGGGACTTGTCCGCGAAGGTTACACCACGCCCGGGCGCATCTGCATCCAGGGCGGCAGCGCGGGCGGCATCACGGTTGGCAGGGCGATGACCGAAAAGCCGGCGGCGGTCGGCGCGGTCCTCTGTGGTGTGGGCTGCATGGATGCCATCCGCATGGAGAACTCACCCAACGGGATCCCGAACCTCGCGGAGTTCGGCAGCGTGAAAACCAAGGAAGGCTTCGAGGCATTGCTCGCGATGAGTGCCTACGCCCACGTCAAGCCGGGGGTGAAGTACCCGCCCATCCTGCTCTATCACGGCGCGAACGACACACGGGTCGAACTCTGGCAGTCGCTCAAGATGACCGCGCGCCTCATTTCCGCCCAAGGGCCGGACGCGCCGGTCCTCCTGCGCGTGGACTACCACCTGGGCCATGGCAGCGGGTCTTCCCGGAAGCAGGAGAACGAGCAGCAGGCCGACCTTCTCACTTTCTTCTTCTCCCGGTGCAAATGA
- a CDS encoding SH3 domain-containing protein — protein sequence MPAFTANADYEEKDRNPLVLAAGDEITVGPADRAWPGWVWAEDNEGRHGYVPEEILEPTGEGRFALMEDFNPTVLTIKRGDKIDSLKQIHGWHWCRNEAGNEGWVAGYLLRPV from the coding sequence ATGCCCGCTTTCACCGCAAACGCCGACTATGAAGAAAAAGACCGCAATCCGCTCGTACTCGCGGCGGGCGACGAGATCACCGTCGGCCCGGCGGACCGCGCCTGGCCCGGCTGGGTATGGGCGGAGGACAACGAGGGCCGCCATGGCTACGTCCCGGAGGAAATCCTGGAGCCGACCGGCGAAGGCCGCTTCGCACTGATGGAGGACTTCAACCCGACGGTGCTGACCATCAAACGCGGGGACAAGATTGATTCCCTCAAGCAGATCCATGGCTGGCACTGGTGCCGGAATGAAGCCGGAAACGAGGGATGGGTGGCCGGATATCTCCTCAGACCCGTCTGA